Below is a genomic region from Raphanus sativus cultivar WK10039 chromosome 4, ASM80110v3, whole genome shotgun sequence.
TAAGGCTATATGTAGCCTAGGCGTTAGAACTCTCTTCACGCATTATTTAAACCATCATCTTTAAAAATTTACTTATGCGATCGGAATATTTAGGATAGTGGATATGTGGAATTGAGGTTGTCACATGCTCTTCTACGGAATTGAGTTTTCACGTTACCAATTTTTTTGTGGTCTTCAATTCCTTGATCAAAGGCTTCGTTGAGGTCATGGACCGTGATGCTATCGATGCATTGTCCAGGTTAAATTTGGATAATGGCAACAATATTTCATACCACTAGCTAGACTCAATGTTTGTGATAAGCTTAATcaactatttataaaaaaacaaatacaattAAGATGGAACTATCGGTAATCACAAGCCCACTCAGCTCCACTTATCTAATAATATCCCTTTTTATTTCTGCTCTCGAGACATTCGTGGGGAAGAATGACTTCTGGctatttaaaacaatatttaaaggGAATTTCACGCTGGCCGGTTATTTGCTTTTCTTATAATATGATAAAGCAAAGGAAAAACAAAGTGATGAATAATTAATCGTGCTTAGTTTTCTAATAGCAATGGGGTAGCTAATAATTACCCAATCTGTCTAATGATTATAAGTTTAAGTGGGGTTGTGACTAAGAAGTAAGCAAAGTTAGAATTCTAATTAACATGATGAAAGAACATACAAGCGtaactaaaaacaaatatgtGTGTAAGATGTTATCATCAAATATACAGCCATGGAAATGCATTTTTCgtattattaaaattctaaGGAGCCAATTAAGAGAAACAATCTAGAAATATgggattttttttctcaatattCCCTTCtgcaataaataacaatatgtTGTCACGTTGGCATTTACTTGAAAATGCAATTTGAAGAGTGAAAAAACATTTCTCAATTCaaacaattacaaaactaatttaGTCCGCGTACAAAATCTGGTATATTTCGCAACTCCGCGTTTTGAAATTCTTTTGAACCGGTTGCCATTCTCCACCATCAACAAAAATCatgaaaagataaaattttcCTTGTTATCTCGGATGCCAGAACTTTCTGTTCGTTTCCAGAATAGAAGGCTTCTGATAAACTCCACAGAACTTAAAACTATCACTGTCTATGAAATGCTTGAATTTCATAGACAGTGGAAAGAAAGAAATTTTGAACATTTAAACTGGTGAAGATGCCAAGAACTCGGACTGTACACTTGCCTCCATCGCCAATTCGGATCCGAAAAGACGGGCTTGCAAACGCCACCACATATAGTCTGATATAGTATCCGAACCTGCACATAATATAGCCAACTCACCCTGCCACAGAAAAACAAACGAACCTCTATGACATTAGGATGTGCTAATTGGACAAGCGTTGACACCAGTAGGCAAAGAGCACCCACACCAAACCAACAACACTTTCTGCTATTGAGAACCGAGAGCACTTTTCTGTGACCACAATGTCACATTCCggtgtaaaaaaaaaagcaagaaacaTAAAGACCAAGGACACACATATGATGAACATGACCATCATCATTCACCAAAATAACCAGAAAGAGAACCACGCAGGAGGATCAACAGTGATGAAAGCCATTGAAATGTCATGAAGAAAGCCATGGACGACTTCTTCCAAACAACCCACATAACTCTTGCAAATTGGAACTAGATTGGGGCACCATCTACTAATGCATACCTCAATCCATGACCCACCTATGAGGAAGTGGAAATCTTCGGAGCTCACACGACAGAAGAGAGAGGGTAAACCCTTCTCGACACCGAAGAGAAATGCTAAACCCTTTACCGCAGcatgaaaacaccaaaactagAGCCTTCGTACAGCTGAAACTTCACACCATCGTAAGGAGTAGCGAGAGCCAGGAGATCACATCAAAATTGAAAAATCGAGATCCACTTTGTGAACCCTCAAAGCCGACCACAACCACCACCATCCGAGTAAAATCTAAATAATCTTAGTAAAAATCTAACGGCTAGTAAAATCTATGTTTATATTCTAACTTAAGGTGGATCCACATATCTACTTGACCATTATCTGGATATTTTTTATCAAGGTTATCTATAAAAATTCGGAAGAATAGCTGGAAAAAATTATGAAGCTGGAAAATTTACCCAGCTTTCCTTCcgaataaaatctaaataattttaataaaaaatatctcaATAATGGTCAAGTACATACATGAATCCAGCTTGAATTGTTAAGAAATAAGTGTTGCTTCGTAAAGTTTCTAAGAAAATCGTATTCGAAAGTCATTCTTGGATGTTAGTAAgcaaaataaatgtataatttttcaAGAACTTATATCCCTCATACGAAAGTCATTCTTGGATATTAGTTAGCAAATTAAAGGTGCaatttataagaatttatatCACATGCGTCCATGTATTACAATCCATATCTAACATTTACATATTCTTACGTAAATGCTTTTATATTGTAcataaatcatgataaaaatatttatattaagtttATTCAACCCTCCAATCATTTTCTGTTCTGTATCATTTGCTACTTCAAAATCATTTTAGATCATTTCTCTTGATTTATTATCCTTTTTTAGTAtgtccagaaaaaaaaatatttaagagatGTTTTTATCAGTGAATAATAAAAAGGAACCATTCTGCATATTTAAACTAAGAGAGATTACTTTTTCAAAACATTATAAACATAATGAGCAAAGACAATCTTCTTTAGCCTTTATGTTCCATCAGATATCATGCAAACACATAATGCTGAATCTGTTCGATAAAGACATGCCTTTTTAGGAgaacaaaacaaactaaaactTAAACAAACAAAGAGGAAAACatttaaagatattaaatagGAATAATtgttttaccaaaacaaaataaaaaatagggATAATTGGTGTATATTCGTAAAGAAGTAAAGAATGAAAAAAGTAACCATTCTACAGTGCCAATCCTTAGATGTGACAAAGTTGCGACCAAAGATGCACATATTAGCATTGATAGCGTGTGCGCGTGTGGATGCCAAGTGAAGGAAAAAGCCATGTACTGAATTCTTTCTATCAAATTTAACCCTTTTCTAATAGAATAGAAcctaaaatagtattttttccGTCTTCTTAGATCAGTTTAGTATGTTTGCCGTTTGCCGTTTTGAATCCCTAACTCTAAACGATTTTTTAAACCCCAAACTATAATGAGATGTTAGATATCTAAAACTCATTCGATATAATGGTTCTTGATCGATAACTTAGTTATAACTGATTTTCATTACACAAAACTGACTTTCATTGCGAATGGGTCTTGTGATCAAGTGGCAGTGAAAAAATCTGAGACGTTAACTCGTTTCAGTTTCGATCCTTTTGATATGCGAAATTCGCATTGTTCTGTTCAGCTAATATGAATATGAGTCAATGTTTTAagactcatttgaatgccctaGAAAAATAGTTCATTCGCGGCCTTTCGACTCTCCTAGATTCAACTTGGTTAAAAAATTCATTTCTCAAAAAAACTGACTTTCATTACACAATCAATAACATATAATATTCAGAATTATTTTTGGATTTGATACCATGTAAATCATGTTAATAAATTTACAACTCAGTATCCCTTGAGAATGAATGAAGTGACCCATATGTCTCATTAGTTAGGTATCCGGCCCTTATTGGTGTTATATTTCTAACATAgtgttaataaaatttaattgaatgAATAGTAAATAACGCATGTTCTTAAATTCCCTAACTCCTAAGTATTGAGAAACAGGTCCTCAATAAAATGGATTTGTTGCATACTAGTACGGTCAACTTACaagatagaaatgaaaaatacAAATGCGGTGAGCGTGGATCGAACACGCGACCTTCAGATCTTCAGTCTGACGCTCTCCCAACTGAGCTATCCCCGCTTGGTGACATATACAATACACTAACGTATTAATGATATTCAAAACGCTTCAGGTGCACTCTAGTAGAAACTCAGAACTTCTGTGAAGCTGAAAATGGCAATACAAGATACATGTAGTAAGAAGAAGTATAGTCAGGAGTATAAAGTCTTGGTCATGTGGATAAAGTTATGAAacctttcttttattttgtagcAGTATGAAAGACAATCATATGATTGTACTGTAGAATATCCCAAACGATAAAACATCCGTCTTACTATGATCTCACATCACATCTTGTTTTGTCATAAAAGTATTGTGATAACGAGTTTGATTCGTTATCACTAGACTCGCTTGACTCAATGAATTGAGGTGATTTTACTCGTTTGAAACGGTTCGCCGTTCGTTAAAACACCAAATCGTAGTTCACGTACAAAAGATCCCAATCTAGAACGATCTTGTCCAGAGATCAAACAATTTGTGAACTACTCTGTTTAATACTCGATACTCTGCTTCTCTACTAGCCAGCTCTCCTCTTTCGATTAGTCGTTGGTATTTGGTATGGCTCCAACAGACTACAAACGACGACTCTAACAAACTCCTTCCTCCAATCCTTAGCTTCCACGTATCCGAGCCGTTGGTATCACTCCAACAGACTCATTTGCGTATTCATGTAACATATTGTCGTTGTAGATTTGAAGTAACCATGTATTAAAATTTTACTCAGCAAAATAACTATTGTTTTTAGTTCATTCTCTCTTGTTGTGAGAATACAAGTACTCCCATACTTCACTTTTCAAAACTTGGACCTCTCAATCTTTGCAGAGACGCAACCTTACTTAAAGATATTTTCCTCATATATTAGAAGcactaagaaaagaaaaactcgGTGACATCTTAGTAGGAATGAGTTGTATCAAAGAAGATTTGCTTGTGAAACTATTCCAAAGGAGGTTTCAAAAACTAGTAAGCCAAAGATGTGTTTTTATCCTTTGGGATATTCTTGCAATGCCACAATGGAAAAATGACAGTATTTCATAAGAAAAGATAGACGATAACACCAAAAAACACCGTTTCACTAGATAAAGAGAGCTGAAGGTAACACAGACATTTCCTCATTCCAGCTTGATGCGGTCCATGTCGTTTATCACACCTTCAAGCTGCacaatgagaagaagaaaaaaaaacagttagaTTCTTATCATGTCTGCTATTTTATGCGTGCGCCTGTGCCTGTACAGTGTGCACACATCTTAGATTCAGTTTGCATACCTTTGCAATCTGCCGCAAGAAGAAATCACCATAACGCTTTGCAGGTTTTGATTCCACAACGTAGATCATGTCCTGCAGTTATTACACCATCTTTAGATTTACGTCTAGAACCAAAAAGCACCAGTGAACTTGAGATATTGAAAAAAGTAGGAAGAACATACGTTGTTGATGTAGAAATCAATGTCTGCATTGGAGATGATCTTCCCATCAGAACCAACTGAATGTGTCTTGTGCTTGTATGTTAGCAATATGGTCCTGCGTGTTTAAATTAGTAAatgtcaaagaaagaaaaaacaaggtACATTGCTAAGAGACTTTTAGTTAAAGTTCCTCACCTTAGAGTTGGTTCATCAACTTCCATGTAGTTTGCGAGCttagcaagagagatggaggagTAAACTTTAAGGAACGTCCTCACTCCTGACAACAGCTGCTGCTGCTTCACCTCATAAAGGAACATCTTCAACTGAAGCCTGTACGCATCCTGAGAGATGACACAAGCCTGTTTAAACACACAAGTCTTCttcataaaatgttttaaaaagaaGTCCAGGTAGTAACCTGATTGTAATTGACAAGAGGCTCCTCGAAACTTGGTGCGGAAGGGGTGATGAACTTAGGGCACGCGTAAGAGAAGAGCTCGTCATAGATACCAAACGCCTCATCGTCGTACCTCTGCATCCTCATCATCTTCTCACCGTACTTCTCACGCAGCTGAGAGTTGACAGACTCGTCGACGAGCTTCGTCTGAGGGCAGAGGGAGAGGCAAACCGCAAGCAAAGCATACATCTGCTCATTCTTCTTCAGCAACTGCTCATACTGAGGCGACTTTTGATGGTACTGCTTCGTCTTGTAAATGTAGAGGAGGATCTTGTTGAACTCACGAACCGCATCCACGTACCTTCTCAACATGAGGTTGGCGAATCCATAGTGATAGATGGTAGCGATGTGGCATCCAATGACACTGGTGTAAACACCTTGCTGAGTGATGTCAATGGGCTGAAGCCACTTGAGACCAGTATGGTAATCACCCAAGAGGCAGTGAACACGGAGGAGACCGACCATGCTGAAGTAACCAAGGACCTTCAACACGTTGCTCCCACCGCTGTAATCATACCCGTCGGTAGCGGTGAACTGCTCGAGCCCTTCCTTCTCCTGCTCAAGAATCTGGATGATGGTGGACTTCTCCACAAGCGCTTGCAAGAAGTTGAGCACCCCATACACATTCCACGCCTGAGAGAGATAAGTGTTTTGTTAAGTAACAGATGAAAAGCTTACCTTATTGAGAgagaaacaaacaagaaaagaaaaataaataaaataccttGTCGTTCTGTTTGAGGAGTGCAATCTCCTGCTCTGTTTTGTTCTTCATCTTGGCTCTGTACTGACAGAAGCTCTGGAACTGATAGACAAACTCATCCACCATGTCCCACAACCACTGGTTCGGCAGCTGCATATTCACTACACCGTGCAACACCACCTACACATTCAGACAACCATAACAAATAAAGAGATAAACTTTTGAACATTACTAAATCAAAAAGAATCTTAATTTAACCTTATCAAACACCAAACCCTAATTTCTATCGAGACAAATCTAAATCAGACAGAAACAACCAAACAAACACCTGAAACAGGCTGCAGTAGTTATCATAGGAATCGATCCTCTGCTTGAGCGTCGGAGACAGCCTCGCGTACAAGTGTCGGAACCACATCTCGCGGTACAAGAGACAAAACACGTGATCGTTGTCGACGTAAGGAGCAATCGCTTCGACGGAAGGCCAGGGGGTGTCCTTGAACAGGCGCTCGGACAGGGTCTGGAACGAGGTCTCGCACATCTGGTGGATCTCGTAGACGTTCTTCTCCCTGATGTGTCT
It encodes:
- the LOC108855233 gene encoding uncharacterized protein LOC108855233 gives rise to the protein MTTTYDFEDAPTNYDDVQRQGGQDAVYDPNFVPDSVKSFVVHMYRHIREKNVYEIHQMCETSFQTLSERLFKDTPWPSVEAIAPYVDNDHVFCLLYREMWFRHLYARLSPTLKQRIDSYDNYCSLFQVVLHGVVNMQLPNQWLWDMVDEFVYQFQSFCQYRAKMKNKTEQEIALLKQNDKAWNVYGVLNFLQALVEKSTIIQILEQEKEGLEQFTATDGYDYSGGSNVLKVLGYFSMVGLLRVHCLLGDYHTGLKWLQPIDITQQGVYTSVIGCHIATIYHYGFANLMLRRYVDAVREFNKILLYIYKTKQYHQKSPQYEQLLKKNEQMYALLAVCLSLCPQTKLVDESVNSQLREKYGEKMMRMQRYDDEAFGIYDELFSYACPKFITPSAPSFEEPLVNYNQDAYRLQLKMFLYEVKQQQLLSGVRTFLKVYSSISLAKLANYMEVDEPTLRTILLTYKHKTHSVGSDGKIISNADIDFYINNDMIYVVESKPAKRYGDFFLRQIAKLEGVINDMDRIKLE